In a single window of the Streptomyces sp. NBC_00285 genome:
- a CDS encoding serine/threonine-protein kinase, translating to MRPVGSKYFLEEPLGRGATGTVWRARQRETAGAEAAVAGQPGETVAIKVLKEELASDPDIVMRFLRERSVLLRLTHPNIVRVRDLVVEGDLLALVMDLVEGPDLHRYLRENGPFSPVGAALLTAQIADALAASHADGVVHRDLKPANVLLRQYGGQMHPLLTDFGIARLADSPGLTRTHEFVGTPAYVAPESAEGRPQTSAVDIYGAGILLYELVTGRPPFSGGSALEVLHQHLSAEPRRPSTVPDPLWTVIERCLSKNPDRRPSADNLARGLRVVAEGVSVHANSAQIAAAENVGALLLPDPAPAAVPGVPGAADPTQVLPHGAGGFDPNAATSFLPHTGPGNAGAADPTAVLPTNRGAADPTAVMPPVPPGQPGQYGQQGPYGQQGQQGQQPGGPEDPHPWQNQLRAARDRNEQTQVQYLDPSEDPLRRRPQRQAPRPQQRPQQQQPQQQRPQQRPPQGGRGRQPQQQPQQYAPQPQQQPQRYAPPPQAERPAREPRQPRQRSANPMKIPGLGCLKGCLFTIVILFVASWLIWELSPLQEWIGTGKSYWQQLGDIIDTVSGWIGDLSGNSSGQQ from the coding sequence GTGCGGCCGGTAGGCAGCAAGTACTTCCTCGAGGAGCCGCTCGGACGCGGTGCCACGGGGACCGTCTGGCGAGCACGCCAGCGGGAGACCGCGGGCGCCGAGGCCGCTGTGGCCGGGCAGCCCGGCGAGACCGTGGCGATCAAGGTCCTCAAGGAGGAGCTCGCCAGCGACCCGGACATCGTGATGCGGTTTCTTCGCGAGCGTTCGGTCCTCCTGCGGCTGACCCACCCGAACATCGTGCGGGTGCGCGACCTGGTCGTCGAAGGTGATCTGCTCGCGCTGGTCATGGACCTCGTCGAGGGCCCGGACCTGCACCGCTACCTGCGGGAGAACGGCCCCTTCAGCCCCGTCGGCGCCGCCCTGCTCACCGCCCAGATCGCCGACGCCCTCGCCGCCAGCCACGCGGACGGTGTGGTCCACCGCGACCTCAAGCCCGCCAACGTGCTGCTGCGGCAGTACGGCGGCCAGATGCACCCCCTCCTGACCGACTTCGGCATTGCGCGTCTCGCGGACTCCCCGGGCCTGACCCGGACCCACGAGTTCGTCGGCACGCCCGCGTACGTCGCTCCCGAGTCCGCCGAGGGCCGCCCGCAGACCTCCGCGGTGGACATCTACGGCGCCGGCATCCTGCTGTACGAACTCGTCACGGGCCGTCCGCCGTTCTCCGGCGGCTCCGCCCTGGAGGTGCTCCACCAGCACCTGAGTGCCGAGCCGCGCCGCCCCTCCACGGTTCCCGACCCGCTGTGGACGGTCATCGAGCGCTGTCTGAGCAAGAACCCGGACCGGCGGCCCAGCGCCGACAACCTCGCGCGCGGGCTGCGTGTCGTCGCCGAGGGCGTCAGCGTGCACGCGAACTCCGCGCAGATCGCCGCGGCGGAGAACGTCGGCGCGCTGCTCCTGCCCGACCCGGCCCCGGCAGCCGTCCCGGGTGTGCCCGGCGCCGCCGACCCGACACAGGTGCTGCCGCACGGCGCGGGCGGCTTCGACCCGAACGCCGCGACCAGCTTCCTCCCGCACACCGGCCCCGGGAACGCGGGCGCCGCCGACCCCACCGCCGTACTCCCGACGAACCGGGGCGCCGCCGACCCGACCGCCGTCATGCCTCCGGTGCCGCCCGGACAGCCGGGACAGTACGGGCAGCAAGGACCGTACGGACAACAGGGACAGCAGGGGCAGCAGCCCGGTGGGCCCGAGGATCCGCACCCCTGGCAGAACCAGCTGCGCGCGGCCCGGGACCGTAACGAACAGACGCAGGTCCAGTACCTCGACCCGAGCGAGGATCCGCTGCGCCGCCGCCCCCAGCGGCAGGCGCCCCGGCCGCAGCAGCGGCCCCAACAGCAGCAGCCTCAGCAGCAACGGCCTCAGCAGCGCCCCCCGCAGGGCGGTCGCGGCCGTCAGCCGCAGCAACAGCCCCAGCAGTACGCCCCGCAGCCGCAACAGCAGCCGCAGCGGTACGCGCCCCCGCCACAGGCCGAGCGGCCCGCGCGGGAGCCCAGGCAGCCGCGGCAGCGCAGCGCCAACCCGATGAAGATCCCGGGTCTGGGCTGTCTCAAGGGCTGTCTGTTCACGATCGTCATCCTGTTCGTGGCGAGCTGGCTGATCTGGGAGCTGAGCCCGCTCCAGGAGTGGATCGGTACAGGAAAGAGCTACTGGCAGCAGCTCGGCGACATCATCGACACGGTGAGCGGATGGATCGGCGATCTGAGCGGTAACTCCTCAGGTCAGCAGTAA